In a single window of the Rhopalosiphum padi isolate XX-2018 chromosome 1, ASM2088224v1, whole genome shotgun sequence genome:
- the LOC132917501 gene encoding protein YIPF6, with protein sequence MDFLNTNTGQNNFNNPNGGHTAIYIDDRPMNNVEGRMTVSGSLMQNIGDPGFNTLDEPIKTTIMRDLKAVGMKFKHVLYLKEKNTLLKEWDLWGPLMLCTFMAMVLQASPDSIQMGDGGPEFAEVFVIIWIGSVIITLNSKLLGGTISFFQSVCVLGYCLLPIVIALIVCRFILIFEQTNFLFFIRFAISIGSFLWATYASVVFLGDSQPQGKKALAVYPIFLFYFIMSWLVLSHTV encoded by the exons atggat tttttgaatacTAATACCGgacaaaataactttaataatccAAATGGTGGTCATACTGCAATT tatatcgATGACCGGCCAATGAATAATGTAGAAGGACGGATGACTGTGTCTGGATCATTAATGCAAAATATTGGTGACCCTGGATTCAATACATTAGATGAACCTATTAAAACTACTAtt atgagAGACTTAAAAGCAGTTGGGATGAAATTTAAACATGTCttgtatttaaaagaaaaaaatacacttcTCAAAGAat gggACTTGTGGGGCCCTTTGATGCTTTGCACATTCATGGCTAT ggtTCTACAAGCGTCCCCAGATTCCATACAAATGGGTGATGGAGGTCCTGAGTTTGCTgaggtttttgttattatttggaTAGGGTCTgtgattattacattaaattcaaaattactcGGGGGCACAAT ATCATTTTTCCAGAGTGTATGTGTTTTAGGTTACTGTCTATTACCAATTGTTATAGCTTTGATAGTAtgcagatttattttaatatttgagcaaaccaatttcttattttttattcgatttgCCATATCAATTGGTTCATTTTTATGGGCCACATAtg cttcTGTTGTATTCCTTGGAGATAGTCAACCACAAGGCAAAAAAGCTCTAGCTGTAtatccaatatttttattttactttatcatGTCATGGCTTGTTTTATCACATACAGTATAG